In Pectobacterium aroidearum, the following are encoded in one genomic region:
- the murG gene encoding undecaprenyldiphospho-muramoylpentapeptide beta-N-acetylglucosaminyltransferase: MSGEGKRLMVMAGGTGGHVFPGLAVAHHLMAQGWQVRWLGTADRMEADLVPKHGIEIDFIRISGLRGKGIWAQLSAPIRIFQAVRQARAIMRRYQPDVVLGMGGYVSGPGGLAAWLCGIPVVLHEQNGIAGLTNRWLSHIAKKVLQAFPGAFPKADVVGNPVRTDVLALPAPETRLADRSGPVRVLVVGGSQGARVLNQTLPGVAAQLGEHVTIWHQVGKGALSTVQQAYQDVGQTQHKITEFIDDMAAAYAWADVVVCRSGALTVSEIAAAGLPALFVPFQHKDRQQYWNALPLEKAGAAKIIEQPQFNVAAVSEVLSGWDRATLLTMAQKARAVAIPDATDRVAAEVSAAAGSRATHVAHG; the protein is encoded by the coding sequence ATGAGTGGCGAAGGCAAGCGTTTGATGGTGATGGCTGGCGGTACGGGCGGGCATGTTTTCCCCGGTCTGGCGGTTGCACACCACCTGATGGCGCAGGGCTGGCAGGTTCGCTGGTTAGGTACGGCGGATCGCATGGAAGCCGATTTGGTGCCTAAGCATGGTATCGAAATTGATTTTATCCGCATTTCTGGCTTGCGTGGTAAAGGCATTTGGGCGCAGCTAAGCGCTCCGATTCGTATTTTTCAGGCAGTGCGTCAGGCGCGGGCGATTATGCGCCGTTACCAGCCTGATGTGGTGCTGGGTATGGGCGGTTACGTTTCCGGCCCCGGAGGCCTGGCTGCCTGGCTGTGCGGCATCCCGGTTGTACTGCATGAGCAGAACGGGATCGCTGGGCTGACCAACCGCTGGTTATCCCACATCGCAAAAAAAGTATTACAGGCGTTTCCGGGGGCGTTTCCCAAAGCGGATGTTGTGGGTAACCCGGTCAGAACCGATGTGCTGGCGTTGCCTGCGCCGGAAACACGATTAGCCGATCGCTCAGGCCCTGTGAGGGTGCTGGTTGTTGGCGGTAGTCAGGGCGCAAGAGTGCTGAACCAAACGCTACCTGGCGTGGCGGCACAGTTGGGCGAGCATGTGACGATTTGGCATCAGGTCGGTAAAGGTGCGTTATCAACCGTTCAACAGGCTTATCAGGATGTTGGACAGACGCAGCACAAGATTACCGAGTTTATTGATGACATGGCGGCAGCTTATGCCTGGGCGGATGTTGTGGTGTGCCGTTCTGGCGCATTAACCGTCAGCGAAATTGCGGCGGCTGGGCTACCCGCGCTGTTTGTGCCGTTCCAGCATAAAGATCGGCAGCAGTATTGGAACGCGCTGCCGTTGGAAAAAGCGGGTGCAGCAAAAATTATTGAGCAGCCACAGTTTAACGTGGCGGCTGTCAGCGAGGTGCTGTCCGGTTGGGATCGCGCAACCTTGCTGACAATGGCGCAAAAAGCCCGCGCAGTGGCGATTCCAGATGCAACCGATCGGGTTG
- the mraY gene encoding phospho-N-acetylmuramoyl-pentapeptide-transferase translates to MLVWLAEHLAKLYTGFNVFSYLTFRAIVSLLTALVISLWMGPHMIAWLQRLQIGQVVRNEGPESHFSKRGTPTMGGVMILVAIIVSVLMWANLSNPYVWCVLLVLAGYGAVGFVDDYRKVVRKDTKGLIARWKYFWQSVIALVVAFSMYAIGKDTPATQLVVPFFKDVMPQLGLLYVALAYFVIVGTSNAVNLTDGLDGLAIMPTVFVAAGFALVAWATGNMNFAGYLHIPYIRHASELVIVCTAIVGAGLGFLWFNTYPAQVFMGDVGSLALGGALGTIAVLLRQEFLLVIMGGVFVVETLSVILQVGSFKLRGQRIFRMAPIHHHYELKGWPEPRVIVRFWIISLMLVLIGLATLKVR, encoded by the coding sequence ATGTTAGTATGGCTGGCCGAACATTTGGCCAAACTTTATACCGGCTTTAACGTCTTTTCTTATTTGACGTTCCGCGCCATTGTCAGCCTGCTGACCGCATTGGTTATTTCCCTGTGGATGGGGCCGCACATGATCGCCTGGCTGCAACGTTTGCAGATTGGGCAGGTGGTGCGTAACGAAGGGCCTGAGTCACATTTCAGTAAGCGCGGAACCCCGACGATGGGGGGCGTGATGATCCTGGTGGCGATTATCGTTTCCGTTTTGATGTGGGCAAATCTGTCTAACCCGTATGTCTGGTGCGTACTGCTTGTGTTAGCAGGCTACGGCGCGGTCGGTTTTGTTGATGATTATCGCAAAGTCGTCCGTAAGGATACCAAGGGGCTGATTGCCCGCTGGAAATATTTCTGGCAATCCGTGATTGCGCTCGTGGTGGCGTTCTCCATGTATGCCATTGGCAAAGATACGCCTGCTACGCAGCTTGTTGTGCCGTTCTTCAAAGATGTGATGCCGCAGTTGGGTCTGCTCTATGTTGCGTTGGCCTACTTTGTGATTGTCGGCACCAGCAACGCGGTAAACCTGACTGATGGCCTGGATGGATTGGCAATCATGCCGACCGTGTTTGTGGCCGCTGGCTTCGCGCTGGTTGCATGGGCAACAGGGAATATGAATTTTGCTGGTTACCTGCACATTCCGTATATCCGTCATGCCAGTGAGCTGGTGATTGTCTGTACCGCGATTGTTGGCGCAGGGCTTGGGTTCCTGTGGTTTAACACCTATCCGGCTCAGGTCTTCATGGGGGACGTCGGGTCGCTGGCATTGGGCGGTGCGTTGGGTACTATCGCGGTTCTTCTGCGTCAGGAGTTTTTGTTGGTGATTATGGGCGGTGTCTTCGTGGTCGAAACACTGTCGGTGATTCTGCAAGTCGGGTCCTTTAAGTTACGTGGGCAGCGGATTTTCCGCATGGCGCCGATTCATCATCATTATGAACTTAAGGGCTGGCCGGAACCGCGCGTGATTGTGCGTTTCTGGATTATTTCGTTGATGCTGGTGCTGATTGGCCTGGCAACGCTGAAGGTACGATAA
- the murD gene encoding UDP-N-acetylmuramoyl-L-alanine--D-glutamate ligase — protein MVDYQGKKVVIIGLGLTGLSCVDFFVARGVIPRVVDTRISPPGLDKLPEQVERHLGSLNEDWLMSADLIVASPGVALATPILCDAADAGIEIVGDIELFCREAQAPIVAITGSNGKSTVTTLVGEMARAAGWQVGVGGNIGLPALQLLEQPAQLYVLELSSFQLETTSSLHAAAATILNVTEDHTNRYPFGLQQYRAAKLRIYEHADLCVVNADDALTMPVRGADARCRSFGVDVGDYHLNRQQGETWLRVDGERVLNTREIKLVGQHNYTNALAALALADAVKIPRASALTALTTFTGLPHRFQMAFEHNGVRWINDSKATNVGSTEAALSGLAVEGTLHLLLGGDGKSADFSPLVPYLQGECIRLYCFGRDGQQLAALRPEIAEQTETMEQAMRVIAERVKPGDMVLLSPACASLDQFRSFEQRGDEFARLAEELG, from the coding sequence ATGGTGGACTATCAGGGTAAAAAAGTCGTCATTATCGGGTTGGGTCTGACCGGACTCTCCTGTGTTGATTTCTTTGTCGCACGCGGTGTGATTCCGCGCGTGGTGGATACCCGTATCAGTCCGCCGGGTCTGGATAAGTTGCCGGAGCAGGTAGAGCGACACCTCGGCAGCCTGAATGAAGACTGGCTGATGAGCGCAGATTTGATCGTCGCCAGTCCCGGTGTTGCGTTGGCGACGCCGATTCTGTGTGATGCTGCCGACGCTGGTATTGAAATTGTCGGTGATATTGAGCTGTTCTGCCGTGAAGCGCAGGCTCCGATTGTGGCGATTACCGGTTCTAACGGTAAAAGCACGGTGACGACGCTGGTCGGTGAAATGGCGCGTGCCGCAGGCTGGCAAGTGGGGGTTGGCGGCAATATCGGCCTGCCTGCGCTGCAACTGCTTGAACAGCCCGCTCAGCTTTATGTATTGGAGCTGTCGAGTTTTCAACTGGAAACGACGAGCAGTCTGCACGCCGCTGCGGCAACCATTCTGAACGTGACGGAAGATCACACCAACCGTTATCCGTTTGGCCTACAGCAGTATCGGGCGGCCAAATTGCGTATTTATGAGCATGCCGATTTATGTGTTGTGAACGCTGATGATGCGCTGACTATGCCGGTTCGGGGAGCGGATGCGCGCTGCCGTAGTTTTGGTGTCGATGTCGGCGATTATCACCTTAATCGCCAGCAGGGAGAAACCTGGCTGCGGGTTGATGGTGAACGCGTGCTTAACACCCGTGAAATCAAGCTGGTCGGGCAGCACAATTATACGAATGCATTGGCGGCGCTGGCGCTGGCGGATGCCGTGAAGATCCCGCGGGCTTCTGCGCTGACGGCGCTGACGACGTTTACCGGGCTGCCGCATCGTTTTCAAATGGCCTTCGAGCATAACGGCGTGCGGTGGATCAACGATTCTAAAGCCACCAATGTGGGCAGCACTGAGGCCGCATTGAGCGGCTTAGCCGTCGAAGGCACGTTGCACCTGCTGTTAGGCGGTGATGGGAAATCTGCCGATTTCTCGCCGCTGGTGCCGTATTTACAGGGTGAGTGCATTCGTTTGTATTGCTTCGGTCGTGATGGACAGCAGTTGGCTGCGTTGCGCCCGGAAATTGCTGAACAAACAGAAACGATGGAGCAGGCGATGCGCGTCATTGCCGAACGCGTTAAGCCGGGTGATATGGTGTTACTGTCCCCAGCCTGCGCAAGTTTGGATCAGTTCCGTAGTTTTGAACAGCGAGGCGATGAGTTTGCTCGTCTGGCGGAGGAGTTAGGCTGA
- the ftsW gene encoding cell division protein FtsW: MRFFGQAFIERIKNWVMGTRESDTLSVVLYDRTLVWLTLGLAVIGFVMVTSASMPVGQRLASDPFLFAKRDAIYIGLAFGLSLVTLRIPMEIWQRYSPVLLLLAMVMLLVVLAVGSSVNGASRWISLGPLRIQPAELSKLALFCYLSSYMVRKVEEVRNNFWGFCKPMGVMVVLAVLLLAQPDLGTVVVLFITTLAMLFLAGAKMWQFLAIIGCGVFAVGLLIVAEPYRMRRVTSFWNPWDDPFGSGYQLTQSLMAFGRGEFWGQGLGNSVQKLEYLPEAHTDFIFSILGEELGYIGVVLALLMIFFVAFRAMSIGKRALEIDQRFSGFLACSIGIWFSFQTLVNVGAAAGMLPTKGLTLPLISYGGSSLLIMSTAIVLLLRIDFETRLTKAQAFTRGAR, from the coding sequence ATGCGGTTCTTCGGGCAGGCGTTTATCGAACGCATCAAGAACTGGGTTATGGGAACGCGCGAAAGCGATACGCTGAGCGTGGTTCTCTACGACAGGACGCTGGTGTGGTTGACGCTTGGGCTGGCCGTGATTGGTTTTGTGATGGTGACGTCGGCTTCGATGCCTGTAGGGCAACGTCTTGCCAGTGACCCATTCCTGTTTGCGAAGCGCGATGCGATTTATATCGGGTTGGCATTTGGCTTGTCGTTAGTCACGCTGCGTATCCCGATGGAGATATGGCAACGTTACAGCCCGGTGCTGCTCTTGCTGGCGATGGTTATGCTGTTGGTCGTGCTTGCTGTGGGTAGCTCTGTCAACGGCGCATCCCGCTGGATTTCGCTGGGGCCGTTGCGTATTCAGCCTGCGGAGCTATCTAAGCTGGCGCTGTTTTGTTACCTGTCCAGCTACATGGTGCGCAAAGTTGAAGAAGTGAGGAATAACTTCTGGGGCTTTTGCAAACCGATGGGCGTGATGGTGGTGCTGGCGGTGCTGCTGTTGGCACAGCCTGACCTCGGTACTGTGGTTGTACTGTTTATTACGACACTGGCGATGTTGTTTTTGGCTGGTGCCAAAATGTGGCAGTTTCTGGCAATTATCGGCTGTGGCGTGTTTGCCGTTGGCCTGCTGATTGTCGCTGAGCCTTACCGTATGCGGCGTGTGACGTCTTTCTGGAATCCATGGGACGATCCGTTTGGCAGTGGCTACCAGTTGACGCAATCCCTGATGGCATTTGGGCGTGGCGAATTCTGGGGACAAGGGCTGGGGAATTCAGTACAGAAACTGGAATATCTCCCAGAAGCACATACCGATTTCATTTTCTCTATTTTAGGTGAGGAACTCGGCTATATCGGTGTGGTTTTAGCGTTGTTAATGATATTCTTCGTCGCTTTTCGCGCGATGTCTATCGGGAAGCGGGCGTTGGAGATCGATCAGCGTTTTTCGGGCTTTCTGGCGTGTTCAATCGGTATCTGGTTCAGCTTTCAGACGCTGGTGAACGTAGGCGCGGCGGCGGGGATGCTACCGACGAAAGGGCTGACGTTGCCGCTGATCAGTTACGGCGGTTCCAGTTTGCTGATTATGTCGACGGCGATTGTTTTGCTGTTACGCATTGATTTTGAAACGCGTCTGACGAAAGCGCAGGCGTTTACGAGAGGTGCCCGATGA